One segment of Paraburkholderia bonniea DNA contains the following:
- a CDS encoding CYTH domain-containing protein encodes MAIECEIKLALPAAHVDAATQWFTAHSASPGREFLLGNSYFDTPGLLLARAKSALRLRQTPDGWLQTYKTLGVAQSGLHQRHEWELPVASRALELTSLLLACDDIDAAAALRQAQNELIELFQTRFTRMLWCIEHRGATVEAVIDQGEVSAEVDGETRCAPICEIELELKQGNAAALHQLATKLTACLPGVAPDNISKAQRGYQLRER; translated from the coding sequence ATGGCAATCGAATGCGAAATCAAACTGGCCTTACCCGCCGCCCACGTCGATGCGGCAACGCAATGGTTCACCGCTCACAGCGCATCCCCGGGGCGCGAATTCCTGCTCGGAAATAGCTACTTCGATACGCCAGGATTGCTGCTGGCTCGGGCCAAAAGCGCGTTGCGTCTACGCCAGACGCCCGATGGCTGGCTGCAAACCTATAAAACCCTGGGTGTCGCCCAGTCAGGTTTGCATCAACGGCATGAATGGGAGCTGCCAGTTGCAAGCAGAGCGCTCGAACTTACGTCGTTGCTGCTGGCCTGCGATGACATCGACGCCGCCGCGGCCTTGCGCCAGGCTCAAAACGAACTCATCGAGCTTTTTCAGACCCGCTTCACGCGTATGCTCTGGTGCATTGAACATCGCGGTGCGACGGTCGAAGCGGTGATTGACCAAGGCGAAGTGTCAGCTGAGGTTGACGGTGAGACACGGTGCGCGCCAATTTGTGAAATCGAGCTTGAATTGAAACAGGGCAACGCAGCGGCACTGCACCAGCTAGCTACGAAACTCACAGCCTGCCTGCCCGGCGTCGCACCAGACAACATCAGCAAAGCTCAACGCGGGTATCAATTACGCGAGCGCTGA
- a CDS encoding UbiH/UbiF family hydroxylase encodes MIASHQIFNVVVIGGGLVGKAAALALAQSGLRVALLAQPCTPLAAGAVFDSRVYALSASSQALLERLRVWQALDLSRLGPVYDMRVYGDAHAELHFSAFQASVSQLAWIAESSQIERALDAALRFQPNLNWFDARAQGFELNPASAIVTLANGQRLEADLVVGADGAHSWVRAQSGASVKRRDYRQTGVVANFKAERPHGETACQWFVDGEIIALLPLPENHVSLVWSAHTAHADELLSCDPAKLAAEVERVTYAMSGSLECVTPARGFPLALQTVDRLIAPRVALVGDAAHLIHPLAGQGMNLGLRDVATLVDVIAQKEAFRDLGDTVLLRRYERARREDIGALTLATDGLLKLFAVPGPLVRTLRNTGMSLLGSQPLLKRWIVSAALG; translated from the coding sequence ATGATTGCATCCCACCAGATTTTTAATGTTGTCGTGATTGGCGGCGGGCTCGTCGGTAAAGCCGCAGCGCTGGCGCTGGCTCAAAGTGGCTTGCGGGTGGCGTTGCTGGCACAGCCTTGCACGCCGTTGGCCGCCGGTGCTGTTTTCGATTCCCGGGTCTATGCGCTTTCCGCCAGCTCTCAGGCATTGCTGGAACGCTTGCGTGTCTGGCAGGCACTGGACTTGTCCCGCCTCGGGCCGGTCTACGACATGCGTGTCTATGGCGATGCTCACGCCGAACTCCATTTCTCTGCGTTCCAGGCATCCGTGTCACAACTGGCATGGATCGCTGAATCGTCCCAGATTGAGCGGGCGCTGGATGCCGCACTGCGTTTTCAACCCAACCTGAACTGGTTCGACGCTCGCGCTCAAGGTTTCGAGCTGAATCCGGCTAGCGCCATCGTGACGCTTGCCAATGGCCAGCGGCTCGAAGCCGATCTCGTGGTGGGTGCTGATGGCGCGCACTCGTGGGTCAGAGCGCAGAGCGGTGCTAGCGTCAAACGGCGCGATTATCGCCAGACTGGTGTCGTGGCCAATTTCAAGGCGGAGCGCCCGCATGGTGAAACGGCTTGTCAATGGTTTGTGGACGGCGAAATCATCGCGTTGCTGCCGCTGCCAGAGAATCATGTGTCGCTGGTTTGGTCGGCTCATACCGCGCATGCCGATGAGCTGCTCTCATGCGATCCGGCAAAGCTTGCCGCTGAAGTTGAGCGCGTGACCTATGCGATGTCAGGCTCGCTTGAGTGCGTGACCCCCGCCCGTGGTTTCCCGCTGGCACTACAAACGGTTGATCGTCTGATTGCGCCGCGCGTCGCTCTGGTGGGCGATGCCGCACATCTGATTCATCCACTGGCTGGCCAGGGCATGAATCTCGGGTTGCGCGATGTTGCCACGCTCGTGGACGTGATTGCGCAAAAAGAAGCGTTCCGCGATCTTGGCGACACCGTGTTACTCCGTCGTTACGAACGCGCTCGCCGGGAAGATATCGGCGCGCTTACGCTGGCAACCGATGGCTTGCTCAAACTCTTTGCTGTGCCCGGCCCGCTTGTGCGCACCTTGCGTAATACCGGGATGTCGCTGCTAGGCAGCCAGCCACTGCTCAAGCGCTGGATTGTCTCTGCGGCGCTGGGTTAA
- a CDS encoding DsbC family protein translates to MKKRIRIAAFALALTTVTLGCTANADQSTDKLKATLQERLGDITIKSIAKSPISGLYEINLGTQILYSDVKGDYVVLGDIVDAKTRKNLTEARLADTNRIDFSSLPLANALKVVHGDGSRKVAVFSDPNCPYCKQLETTLKSVNNVTVYTFLYPVLSPDSTAKSKSIWCSTDRAKAWSAWMLDHQAPTAAGTCNTAAIDSNLALGRAMNVTGTPTVFLVDGRRLPGAVPADRLIKEIAAAR, encoded by the coding sequence ATGAAAAAACGAATTCGTATCGCCGCGTTTGCGCTGGCCCTGACTACTGTCACGCTGGGTTGCACGGCTAATGCCGATCAATCGACTGACAAGCTCAAAGCCACATTGCAGGAGCGTCTTGGCGATATCACGATCAAGAGCATTGCGAAATCCCCCATCAGCGGACTCTACGAGATCAATCTCGGCACGCAGATTCTTTACAGCGATGTCAAAGGTGACTATGTCGTGCTTGGCGATATTGTCGACGCGAAAACTCGTAAGAATCTGACCGAGGCGCGTCTGGCTGACACCAACCGGATTGATTTCTCCAGCTTGCCACTGGCCAATGCGCTCAAGGTCGTGCACGGTGATGGCAGCCGCAAGGTCGCGGTGTTTTCCGATCCGAATTGCCCTTACTGCAAGCAGCTTGAAACGACGCTCAAATCTGTCAACAACGTGACGGTTTATACCTTCCTGTATCCCGTGCTATCGCCGGATTCAACGGCGAAATCGAAATCAATCTGGTGTTCGACTGACCGGGCGAAAGCGTGGTCAGCATGGATGCTGGATCATCAGGCACCTACTGCCGCGGGCACCTGTAATACGGCTGCGATCGACAGCAATCTGGCGCTTGGCCGGGCGATGAACGTCACGGGCACGCCGACGGTGTTTCTGGTCGATGGCCGCCGTCTGCCAGGCGCAGTTCCGGCCGATCGTCTAATCAAGGAAATCGCCGCCGCGCGTTGA
- a CDS encoding uracil-DNA glycosylase, with product MTPPSRPQPLQATLFSETMPADTASLEAQFAALPSAWREHLHPFIGSTDYASLCRFVDGERAAGKIIYPADVFRALRLTLPEHVKVIILGQDPYHGEDRGTPQAHGLAFSVPPSVRPPPSLRNIFKEIHASTGIEPPQHGCLDAWARQGVLLLNTVLTVEQNAAASHAKRGWEQCTDTLIRELARRQHKQVFMLWGAHAQAKRTLLEGTSHCVLQAPHPSPLSAHRGFLGCQHFVLANAFLLENGQPPIDWRLPSTA from the coding sequence ATGACGCCACCCTCCCGCCCCCAGCCACTGCAGGCCACCTTGTTCAGCGAAACCATGCCCGCCGATACCGCTTCACTTGAGGCGCAGTTCGCCGCGTTGCCATCGGCCTGGCGCGAGCATTTGCATCCATTCATCGGCAGCACTGACTATGCGTCACTCTGCCGCTTCGTCGATGGCGAGCGGGCGGCAGGCAAGATCATCTATCCCGCCGATGTGTTCCGCGCGCTGCGTCTCACCCTTCCCGAACACGTGAAGGTGATTATCCTGGGGCAAGACCCCTATCACGGTGAAGATCGCGGCACTCCGCAAGCGCACGGGCTCGCGTTTTCGGTGCCGCCTTCGGTACGGCCACCGCCTTCGCTGCGCAATATTTTCAAAGAGATTCATGCCAGCACCGGGATTGAGCCACCGCAACACGGATGCCTTGATGCATGGGCTCGGCAAGGTGTGCTGCTGCTCAACACGGTACTGACCGTCGAGCAAAATGCGGCCGCCAGCCATGCAAAGCGTGGCTGGGAACAATGCACTGACACGCTGATCCGGGAACTGGCGCGGCGTCAGCACAAACAGGTGTTCATGCTGTGGGGCGCTCATGCGCAGGCCAAGCGGACGTTGCTCGAAGGTACGTCGCATTGCGTGCTGCAAGCGCCCCATCCATCGCCGTTGTCGGCGCACCGTGGCTTTCTTGGCTGCCAGCATTTCGTTCTGGCGAATGCCTTTTTGCTCGAAAACGGGCAGCCTCCGATCGACTGGCGGCTTCCCAGCACGGCATGA
- a CDS encoding ClpXP protease specificity-enhancing factor produces the protein MQEISTKPYFLRALYEWCTDNGYTPHLAVRVDSQTQVPRQFVRDNQIVLNISFDATSQLKMGNEMIEFNARFSGRAHRIMVPVANVLAIYARENGEGMKFPVEFNDNGDVVEPRDSACDEPSSADGAEANPQPERAKTKSSGKSHLKVIK, from the coding sequence ATGCAAGAAATTTCTACGAAGCCCTATTTTTTGCGGGCGTTGTATGAGTGGTGTACGGATAACGGCTATACGCCGCATCTGGCGGTACGGGTTGACAGCCAGACGCAGGTGCCGCGCCAGTTTGTGCGTGATAACCAGATCGTGCTGAATATCAGCTTTGACGCCACGTCCCAGTTGAAAATGGGCAATGAAATGATCGAGTTCAACGCCCGTTTTTCCGGCAGGGCGCACAGGATCATGGTGCCGGTGGCCAATGTGCTGGCTATCTATGCGCGTGAAAATGGCGAGGGCATGAAATTCCCGGTTGAGTTCAACGATAACGGTGACGTGGTTGAACCACGAGATTCCGCCTGCGATGAGCCTTCTTCTGCCGATGGGGCAGAGGCAAATCCTCAGCCAGAGCGAGCCAAAACAAAAAGTAGCGGAAAATCTCACCTCAAAGTAATCAAGTGA
- a CDS encoding M61 family metallopeptidase, translated as MKPIHYTIVPKQPAAHLFEVTVTVAEPDPAGQRFVLPVWIPGSYMVREFARNIVTLRAFSETGRKVRVEKTDKHRWQAAPLKGALTLRYEVYAWDLSVRSAYLDDTIGFFNGTSVFLSVLGHEQSPCTVEIHPPAGTAYRSWRVATALPEARGTKRYGFGGYTAPDYDALIDHPVMLGEFELETFHAHGVPHDIVIAGRVAGLDMPRLGADLSRMCEAQIALFEPKSKQAPVERYVFMTLAVSDGYGGLEHRASTALICNRADLPVSGRTEQTDGYRTYLGLCSHEYFHTWNVKRIKPAAFAPYDLTQENYTSLLWLFEGFTSYYDDLMLVRSGLITQADYLTLVGKTVGGVLRGNGRLKQSVAESSFDAWVKYYRQDENAANAIVSYYTKGALVALAFDLTIRAQTGNRKSLDDVMRLLWRRFGRDFYHGKARGMAEAEVEALFAEATGIDLTAVFAYAVRGTRDLPLAELFEPFGIALAPEPDKSGKPSLGARVRGGTDSTLVTVYDGGAAQKAGLSAGDVLVALDGLRVTGANLDALLGRYLSGAKVELHVFRRDELRTMQLKLDQPEVARYTLALSSKSGSAADKWRERWLKG; from the coding sequence ATGAAACCGATCCACTACACGATTGTTCCGAAGCAGCCTGCCGCGCATCTATTCGAAGTCACCGTGACGGTGGCAGAGCCTGATCCGGCAGGGCAGCGTTTCGTGCTGCCTGTCTGGATTCCTGGCAGCTACATGGTGCGAGAGTTCGCACGCAATATCGTGACGCTGCGTGCATTTAGTGAGACCGGCCGCAAGGTTCGCGTTGAGAAAACCGACAAGCACCGCTGGCAGGCTGCGCCACTCAAAGGCGCATTGACGCTGCGTTATGAGGTGTACGCGTGGGACCTGTCCGTCCGCTCGGCGTATCTGGACGACACGATTGGTTTTTTTAACGGAACCAGTGTGTTTTTGTCGGTGCTGGGGCATGAGCAGAGCCCGTGCACAGTTGAGATCCATCCGCCCGCTGGCACGGCGTATCGCTCATGGCGCGTGGCGACTGCTTTGCCCGAAGCGCGGGGAACGAAGCGTTACGGCTTTGGTGGATACACCGCGCCAGACTACGATGCGCTGATTGATCACCCCGTCATGCTGGGCGAGTTTGAGCTTGAAACGTTCCATGCACATGGCGTGCCGCATGACATCGTGATCGCCGGGCGCGTCGCCGGGCTCGATATGCCGCGCCTGGGTGCCGATCTGTCGCGCATGTGCGAAGCGCAGATTGCGCTTTTTGAGCCGAAATCGAAGCAGGCACCGGTTGAGCGCTATGTATTCATGACACTGGCGGTGAGCGACGGCTATGGTGGGCTGGAGCATCGGGCCTCAACCGCGTTGATCTGCAATCGCGCAGATTTGCCGGTGTCAGGCCGGACAGAGCAAACCGACGGTTACCGCACCTATCTCGGCTTGTGCAGCCACGAGTATTTCCATACCTGGAACGTGAAACGCATCAAGCCAGCGGCGTTTGCACCGTATGACCTGACGCAGGAAAACTACACCTCACTGCTGTGGTTGTTCGAGGGTTTCACGTCGTATTACGACGATCTGATGCTGGTCCGTAGCGGCTTGATTACGCAGGCAGATTATTTGACCCTGGTCGGCAAGACGGTGGGCGGAGTGCTGCGCGGGAATGGGCGTTTGAAGCAGAGCGTGGCCGAAAGCTCGTTTGATGCGTGGGTCAAATACTATCGCCAGGATGAAAACGCAGCGAACGCAATTGTCAGCTATTACACGAAGGGCGCGCTTGTGGCGCTGGCTTTCGATTTGACGATTCGCGCGCAGACGGGCAACCGCAAATCTCTCGATGATGTGATGCGTTTGCTCTGGCGGCGTTTTGGCCGCGATTTTTATCATGGCAAGGCGCGTGGGATGGCTGAGGCTGAAGTCGAAGCGCTGTTTGCTGAGGCGACAGGTATAGATCTCACGGCGGTTTTTGCGTATGCGGTTCGTGGCACGCGAGATTTGCCGCTGGCGGAGTTGTTCGAGCCGTTTGGGATTGCTCTGGCACCTGAGCCGGACAAGAGCGGCAAACCTTCGCTGGGCGCTCGCGTGCGCGGCGGCACGGATAGCACGCTCGTTACGGTGTATGACGGTGGCGCGGCACAAAAAGCGGGTTTGTCGGCGGGAGACGTGCTGGTTGCACTTGATGGCTTGCGGGTCACGGGGGCGAATCTCGATGCGTTGCTGGGGCGTTATTTGTCCGGTGCCAAAGTTGAGCTGCATGTGTTCCGGCGCGATGAGTTACGCACGATGCAACTCAAACTCGACCAGCCAGAGGTTGCGCGTTACACGCTGGCGCTCAGCAGCAAGTCTGGGTCGGCGGCGGACAAATGGCGTGAGCGCTGGCTGAAGGGTTGA
- a CDS encoding glutathione S-transferase N-terminal domain-containing protein yields MMVLYSGTTCPFSQRCRLVLFEKGMDFEIRDVDLFNKPEDIAVMNPYGQVPILVERDLILYESNIINEYIDERFPHPQLMPADPVQRARARLFLLNFEKELFVHVGTLENEKGKAAEKNHEKARVAIRDRLTQLAPIFLKNKYMLGEDFSMLDVAIAPLLWRLDHYGIDLSKNAAPLMKYAERIFSRPAYIEALTPSEKVMRR; encoded by the coding sequence ATGATGGTTCTGTACTCCGGCACAACTTGCCCATTTTCCCAGCGCTGCCGACTGGTGTTGTTTGAAAAGGGCATGGATTTCGAAATCCGCGATGTTGATCTGTTCAACAAGCCGGAAGATATTGCTGTGATGAATCCGTATGGGCAGGTGCCGATTCTGGTTGAACGGGATTTGATCTTGTACGAGTCAAATATCATCAATGAGTACATCGACGAGCGTTTTCCGCATCCGCAACTGATGCCTGCTGATCCTGTGCAGCGTGCCCGTGCCCGTCTTTTCCTGCTCAATTTCGAAAAAGAGCTGTTCGTGCATGTCGGCACACTCGAAAACGAAAAGGGCAAGGCAGCCGAGAAAAATCATGAAAAAGCACGCGTTGCCATTCGTGACCGCCTGACCCAGCTGGCACCGATTTTTCTGAAAAACAAGTACATGCTTGGCGAAGATTTCTCGATGCTGGACGTTGCCATTGCGCCGTTGTTATGGCGTCTGGATCACTACGGCATTGATCTGTCGAAAAATGCGGCTCCATTGATGAAGTATGCGGAACGAATTTTCAGCCGCCCGGCTTACATCGAAGCGCTCACCCCGTCCGAAAAGGTGATGCGCCGGTAA
- a CDS encoding FMN-dependent NADH-azoreductase → MTTILQINSAARSQGAQSTLLASELSAQLLQTNADATVVVRDLLADPLPHLDDEILGAFFTPLEQRTPEQQAIASRSETLIAELMAADIVVIGAPLYNFGVSSQLKTYFDFIARAGLTFRYGEAGAEGLVKGKKAYVVSTRGGKYIGTPHDSQTPFLKSFLGFIGITDVHFIYAEGLNLGPDSATAALADAREAIAVAA, encoded by the coding sequence ATGACCACGATTTTGCAGATCAATTCGGCCGCGCGTTCGCAAGGCGCGCAATCTACTTTGCTCGCCAGCGAACTGAGTGCCCAGCTGCTGCAAACCAATGCTGATGCCACCGTAGTCGTGCGCGATTTACTGGCCGATCCGCTACCGCACCTGGATGATGAAATTCTGGGTGCGTTTTTTACACCGCTTGAGCAGCGCACGCCGGAGCAGCAGGCAATTGCCTCACGGAGTGAAACCCTGATTGCCGAGCTGATGGCCGCAGATATCGTCGTGATTGGCGCGCCGTTATACAACTTCGGCGTGTCGTCGCAGCTCAAAACCTATTTTGATTTCATCGCGCGGGCAGGGCTGACCTTCCGCTACGGCGAAGCCGGTGCAGAAGGGCTGGTGAAGGGCAAGAAAGCGTATGTCGTGTCAACCCGTGGCGGTAAATACATCGGCACGCCACACGATAGCCAAACCCCTTTTCTGAAATCCTTCCTTGGCTTTATCGGCATTACGGATGTGCATTTTATTTATGCCGAGGGGCTTAATCTCGGGCCGGATTCGGCGACTGCAGCGCTGGCCGACGCGCGCGAAGCAATTGCTGTCGCGGCGTAG
- the trpC gene encoding indole-3-glycerol phosphate synthase TrpC yields the protein MSDILERIIQVKREEIRAAEMSVPLEALRLAASARDQRDFVGALHAKHAAGHAAVIAEVKKASPSKGVLREHFAPADIARSYAKHGAACLSVLTDVQFFQGSAAFLEEARQACDLPVLRKDFIIDAYQILEARAMGADAILLIAAALETPQMQELEAFAHSLGLAVLVEVHDSRELAEALTLKTPLIGVNNRNLRTFETSIETTLGMLKLIPDDRIVVTESGILAHGDVEKLLAADVKTFLVGEAFMRAKEPGAELARLFF from the coding sequence ATGAGCGACATTCTGGAACGCATCATCCAGGTCAAACGCGAAGAAATTCGCGCCGCAGAAATGAGCGTGCCGCTCGAAGCATTGCGCCTCGCCGCCTCAGCCCGTGATCAGCGTGATTTCGTCGGCGCGTTGCACGCGAAGCATGCGGCAGGACACGCCGCCGTGATCGCTGAAGTCAAAAAAGCCAGCCCCTCCAAGGGCGTATTGCGCGAACATTTCGCGCCAGCGGACATCGCCCGCTCTTACGCAAAGCATGGTGCCGCCTGTTTGTCGGTATTAACTGATGTGCAGTTCTTTCAAGGCAGCGCGGCCTTTCTCGAAGAAGCGCGTCAGGCCTGCGATCTGCCGGTACTACGCAAAGATTTCATCATCGACGCCTATCAGATCCTCGAAGCCCGGGCGATGGGCGCAGACGCGATCTTGCTGATTGCCGCCGCGCTCGAAACCCCGCAGATGCAGGAGCTCGAAGCCTTCGCCCATTCTCTGGGGCTAGCGGTGCTCGTTGAAGTCCATGACAGCCGCGAGCTAGCCGAAGCGCTCACGCTGAAAACGCCGCTGATTGGGGTCAACAACCGCAATCTGCGCACGTTCGAAACCAGCATCGAAACCACCCTCGGCATGTTGAAACTGATCCCGGACGACCGAATCGTCGTGACTGAATCAGGCATCCTCGCGCACGGTGATGTTGAAAAATTACTGGCGGCAGACGTCAAAACTTTTCTCGTCGGCGAAGCCTTCATGCGTGCAAAAGAACCCGGGGCAGAACTCGCCCGGCTGTTTTTCTAG
- a CDS encoding aminodeoxychorismate/anthranilate synthase component II, whose translation MLLMIDNYDSFTYNIVQYFGELGEEVQTFRNDEITLDDIARLNPELICLSPGPSNPQHAGITLDVLRTFAGKTPILGVCLGHQAIGEAFGGRVVRAKTIMHGKVSQIETDCKGVFADLPKHFTVTRYHSLAIERESLPECLEISAWTDDGEIMGVRHKELAVEGVQFHPESILSEHGHALLKNFVTQSKAAAEHRLP comes from the coding sequence ATGCTCTTGATGATCGACAACTACGACTCGTTCACCTACAACATCGTCCAGTACTTCGGCGAGCTAGGTGAGGAGGTCCAGACTTTCCGCAACGACGAAATCACGCTGGATGACATCGCCCGTCTCAACCCCGAATTGATCTGCCTTTCTCCTGGCCCCAGCAATCCCCAGCATGCGGGCATCACCCTGGACGTTCTGCGCACATTTGCGGGCAAGACGCCAATCCTTGGCGTATGTCTTGGCCATCAGGCCATCGGCGAGGCATTCGGCGGCCGCGTCGTGCGAGCCAAAACCATCATGCACGGCAAGGTGAGCCAGATCGAAACCGACTGCAAAGGCGTCTTCGCTGATCTGCCAAAACACTTCACCGTGACCCGTTATCACTCGCTCGCCATCGAGCGGGAATCGTTGCCCGAGTGCCTCGAAATCTCGGCCTGGACCGATGACGGCGAAATCATGGGCGTGCGCCATAAAGAGCTAGCGGTCGAAGGCGTGCAGTTTCATCCCGAATCCATCCTCTCCGAACACGGTCATGCACTGCTGAAGAACTTCGTGACGCAGTCGAAAGCCGCCGCCGAACACCGTCTGCCCTGA
- the trpD gene encoding anthranilate phosphoribosyltransferase yields the protein MSITPQEALQRTIEHREIFHDEMLHLMRLIMRGELSPVMSAAIITGLRVKKETIGEITAAATVMREFAQHVEVPDNSHFVDIVGTGGDGAHTFNISTATMFVSAAAGAKVAKHGNRGVSSKSGSADVLEALGVNIELQPQQVAASIAETGMGFMFAPNHHPAMKNVAAVRRELGVRTLFNILGPLTNPASAPNQLMGVFHSDLVGIQVRVMQRLGAQHVLVVHGMDGMDEVSLGATTRVGELLHGEIHEYDIHPEDFGLQMASNRTLKVADANESRVMLLDALDNTPGVAREIVVLNAGAALYSANVASSIADGITLAREAIASGAARAKVDELVRFTQQFSH from the coding sequence ATGTCGATTACGCCCCAGGAAGCGTTGCAGCGGACCATCGAGCACCGCGAGATTTTTCACGATGAGATGCTGCATCTGATGCGCCTCATCATGCGTGGCGAGCTGTCCCCGGTGATGTCGGCGGCCATCATTACCGGGCTGCGGGTCAAGAAAGAAACCATCGGTGAAATCACCGCCGCCGCCACCGTGATGCGTGAATTCGCGCAGCACGTCGAGGTGCCGGACAACTCGCATTTCGTCGATATCGTCGGCACCGGTGGCGATGGTGCTCATACCTTCAATATTTCCACCGCCACCATGTTTGTCTCGGCCGCCGCCGGGGCCAAAGTCGCCAAGCACGGCAACCGTGGTGTATCGAGCAAGTCAGGCAGCGCGGATGTGCTTGAAGCGCTCGGCGTCAATATCGAGCTTCAGCCGCAGCAGGTCGCCGCCTCCATTGCTGAAACAGGCATGGGCTTCATGTTCGCGCCCAACCACCATCCCGCGATGAAAAACGTCGCAGCGGTACGCCGCGAGCTTGGCGTGCGGACCCTGTTCAACATCCTCGGGCCCTTGACCAACCCGGCCAGCGCACCTAACCAGTTGATGGGCGTATTTCATTCCGATCTGGTGGGGATTCAGGTGCGTGTGATGCAGCGTCTTGGAGCACAGCATGTGCTAGTGGTACATGGCATGGATGGCATGGACGAGGTTTCGCTCGGTGCGACAACCCGGGTGGGTGAGCTGTTGCATGGCGAGATTCACGAGTACGACATTCATCCGGAAGATTTCGGCTTGCAGATGGCGTCGAATCGCACGCTCAAGGTGGCCGATGCGAATGAATCCCGCGTGATGCTGCTCGATGCGCTCGACAACACCCCCGGCGTAGCACGCGAGATCGTCGTGCTGAATGCCGGAGCCGCGCTGTATTCGGCCAATGTCGCCAGCTCAATTGCCGATGGCATCACGCTTGCCCGCGAGGCCATTGCCAGCGGTGCGGCCCGAGCCAAAGTCGACGAACTGGTTCGCTTCACTCAGCAGTTCAGTCATTAA